AGCACACACGTGTTAGCCAAAATAAAAAGCAGCATTTTCATAACAGCATCTCCCGTCCTATAGTTGTTGGTGATTCGTTTATTTTTTATTACTTTCATTTTTAATAGCAAACATAAATAGTCTTGTCAATTCTATCCAAAAAAATTATAAATCAATTAAAAGCAGATTTGAGAGCAGACGTGGCCACTAAAATTTTAGTTGTTGATGATGAACCTGATTTTAAATTACTAGTGACACAATTTTTCAGAAACAAAATACAAAAAGACCACCTGCATTTTCTTTTTACGAATAATACTCAAGAAGCGCTGCGCATTTTGAACGAAGATCCAGATATCTCGATTGTATTAACTAACTTAAATGCTCCAGGAACTGCCTTAACAGAATTTTTGGAAAAGATTGCACTTCTAGATCAATTTTGCAAAGTCATCGTCATCTCCGCTTATGGGGATATGGTCAATGTGAGGATGGCTATGAATCGGGGAGCTTTTGATTTCATTATGAAACCCATTGATTTTAGTGACCTGGGGTTGACAATTGATCGATTGATCGAACAAAGCATTTTGTCAAAAGAAGCTCAGGAAACAAAAAAAGCTCTCGCAGACATTGAAAGGCAACTAGATATCGCAAGAACGATTCAACAATCTTTCATTCCTCATCATTTCAATCCTATGCCTCACATCAAAAGTTTTGAAATTTTTGGTAAGATGTTGCCAGCAAAGCATGTGGGTGGAGATTTTTTTGATTTCTTTCCCCTTGACGAAACACATCTCGGGTTTATTATTGCAGACGTTTCAGGCAAGGGTGTCCCTGCAGCACTCTTTATGGCGGTAACGAGGACGATTATTCGAACGATAGCAATGAAAACAGAATCTCCTTTAGAAACAGTTCAAGAAACAAACAAATTATTAAATTATGAAAATGAAACATCCTTATTTGTAACCGCTTTTTATGGCATCATCAATAGCAAAACGGGAGAATTGCGTTATAGTAATGCGGGCCACAATCCTCCTTATTTGCTTTCTTCCGATCAAACAGTAACAGAGATCGGCAAATACCAAGGACTTCCATTAGGAGTTTTAAGTGAACCAGAACTATCGAGTAAGCTTCCTTATTCCGAAAAAAGCTTATTTTTGAAAAAAAATGACACATTGATTCTTTACACAGATGGGGTCACAGAGGCAATGAATCTTTCTTATAAAATGTTTGGAGAAAAAAGACTTAACAAAATTGTTCGTTCTTTAGCCCAAAAACCCCTACAAGAAATTGTAAATAGCATTCTTAAGAGTATCAAACAACACGGCGGCAGCGCCGCCCAATCCGATGATTGTACTTTACTCGCTTTGCGTTATAAGGGGTAATTCTTCCAGCTGACCACACAATTTTTTATAAATAGAGGCATGAGCAATAGACACCACTGGAATTGCGATAAACAAGCCCACTATAAAACAGAGCGCTCCAAGGAAGCTAACAAAAGAGCTTAAAAGGCAAAAAAGAAGCAGCTTTTTTTTAGAACCATAGACCGCTTTATTGCTTTCTTTAAAAGAATCTATTATGCCTAAACCTTTTTCAATAATGAAATAAGGGAAAAAAACAAATTTTAAAGAGACGATAATTCCGGGAACAATAAAAAAAACCAAACCGACAGCAATGGCTAAATTGTATAATAAGCTGCCCATAAAAAATCGGATAAAATAAGGAAAAATGTCAAAAAAATCGATCAGGGAAACACTCTCTCCTTTAGTAATTTTTAAAGAGAGATGGATTAAGCCTAAAAACACATAAAAACTTATTAGGGTTCCTAGAATTCGCAATAAAAACATGATGACGTAAAAATCTTTAAAAATGGCTACCCCAATGTCTGGAGCTGTGCTCAAAAAAAAGGAAATAGC
The Chlamydiales bacterium STE3 genome window above contains:
- a CDS encoding Response regulator receiver modulated serine phosphatase (Product derived from UniProtKB/Trembl:Q01YK8), encoding MSILSKKIINQLKADLRADVATKILVVDDEPDFKLLVTQFFRNKIQKDHLHFLFTNNTQEALRILNEDPDISIVLTNLNAPGTALTEFLEKIALLDQFCKVIVISAYGDMVNVRMAMNRGAFDFIMKPIDFSDLGLTIDRLIEQSILSKEAQETKKALADIERQLDIARTIQQSFIPHHFNPMPHIKSFEIFGKMLPAKHVGGDFFDFFPLDETHLGFIIADVSGKGVPAALFMAVTRTIIRTIAMKTESPLETVQETNKLLNYENETSLFVTAFYGIINSKTGELRYSNAGHNPPYLLSSDQTVTEIGKYQGLPLGVLSEPELSSKLPYSEKSLFLKKNDTLILYTDGVTEAMNLSYKMFGEKRLNKIVRSLAQKPLQEIVNSILKSIKQHGGSAAQSDDCTLLALRYKG